The following are from one region of the Capsicum annuum cultivar UCD-10X-F1 chromosome 1, UCD10Xv1.1, whole genome shotgun sequence genome:
- the LOC107844259 gene encoding pentatricopeptide repeat-containing protein At1g06270, producing the protein MAAAKLHLSVRSFVSSSARMLEESIKAAVEAKRYEQILDILSSSKGSHNNPNPFSFLSTFPENASVKIVDEILQSFTPIRPRSRPRFAYSSLLSYSLQSSNPLPLALAILQRTLRSGCIPVPQTHLLLSTAWIERRSKSRSVASILLEMQDIGYAPDCGTCNYLISSLCKVDQIDEAVNVLKGMARAGCNPDLDSYGTLIDNLSELRMTSAIIETLNEMVARFGLSPRKETLVKALGAIRANKEISRAIEVIEFLTNESVHVGFECYELVLEGCLENRQFILGGKFVIEMTKRGFIPYIRSRQKVVEGLASIGEWELANAVRLRFAELRS; encoded by the coding sequence ATGGCAGCTGCAAAGCTACACTTGTCTGTTCGTTCTTTCGTCTCTTCTTCAGCAAGAATGCTTGAAGAATCCATTAAAGCTGCGGTGGAAGCAAAAAGATATGAACAGATTCTTGATATACTAAGCTCCTCTAAAGGGTCTCACAATAATCCGAATCCCTTTTCATTTTTATCCACCTTTCCTGAAAACGCAAGTGTGAAAATTGTTGATGAAATTTTACAGTCTTTTACTCCAATCAGGCCTCGTTCTCGCCCTCGATTTGCATATTCCTCTCTCCTTTCCTACAGTCTTCAAAGCTCGAACCCTCTCCCACTTGCACTTGCCATTCTCCAGCGTACCCTTCGCTCTGGCTGCATTCCGGTACCTCAAACTCACCTCCTACTCTCCACTGCGTGGATTGAACGTCGGAGTAAATCCCGTTCTGTTGCGAGCATATTGTTGGAAATGCAGGATATTGGATATGCACCTGATTGTGGCACTTGCAATTACCTGATATCATCGCTTTGTAAGGTTGATCAGATAGATGAAGCGGTTAATGTATTGAAGGGCATGGCTCGTGCTGGTTGCAATCCGGATTTGGATAGTTACGGTACTTTAATTGACAACTTATCCGAGCTAAGAATGACGTCCGCCATCATAGAGACATTGAATGAAATGGTTGCGAGATTTGGCTTGAGCCCCAGAAAAGAAACTTTGGTGAAAGCTTTGGGAGCAATAAGGGCTAACAAAGAGATATCGAGAGCAATCGAAGTAATTGAGTTTCTAACAAATGAGAGTGTGCATGTTGGGTTTGAGTGCTACGAGTTAGTCCTTGAAGGATGCTTAGAGAACCGCCAGTTTATTTTGGGTGGGAAGTTTGTGATAGAAATGACCAAGAGAGGCTTCATACCATACATAAGGTCAAGGCAAAAGGTAGTTGAAGGTCTGGCAAGTATTGGTGAGTGGGAACTTGCCAATGCTGTCAGGCTGAGGTTTGCAGAACTAAGGTCTTAG
- the LOC107844266 gene encoding uncharacterized protein LOC107844266, with product MGVSVRLLFTSNFHINSSITKTFHKVPSFTLPITMANQKSSFLTFNHLIICLILLLLSKSPQIHSTCRNFCNNIRINYPFSIDDGCGAPQYRRMLNCSATDLFFTTPSGNYKVQSIDYEKQTMTIFDPSMSTCSILQPHHDFKMSEIQSAIIPPSPDTIFILVNCSIDSPVLNHYKSLCFNFSGHSCDELYGSCTSFKLFHLLSNSTPACCFTGYETVKYMSMDILDCTHYTSVYNTDRLQGVGPLDWLYGMKLSFSVPDTGCARCAKSGGTCGFDVETEMAQCICSSTSNSTRDCAGGREINFADSYRASSYPQLHLLYILALLAISYSILLR from the exons ATGGGTGTGAGTGTGAGACTTCTTTTCACTTCAAACTTTCACATTAATTCTTCAATTACTAAAACCTTTCACAAAGTCCCTTCTTTCACCTTACCAATTACAATGGCTAACCAAAAATCATCCTTTCTCACATTCAACCATCTAATTATATGTCTCATTCTGTTGCTACTATCAAAATCCCCACAAATTCACTCAACATGTCGCAATTTCTGTAACAACATTCGCATAAACTACCCGTTCAGCATCGACGATGGCTGCGGCGCACCGCAGTATCGCCGCATGCTAAATTGTTCCGCCACTGATTTATTCTTCACAACACCATCAGGAAACTACAAAGTCCAATCAATAGACTACGAAAAACAAACCATGACCATTTTCGATCCATCGATGTCTACTTGTTCGATCCTACAACCTCATCACGACTTCAAAATGTCAGAAATTCAATCAGCTATAATCCCGCCATCACCCGACACGATTTTCATCCTCGTCAATTGCTCCATTGATTCACCAGTACTTAACCATTACAAGTCCCTTTGTTTTAACTTCTCTGGACATTCGTGTGACGAGCTTTACGGTTCGTGCACTTCGTTTAAGTTGTTTCATTTGCTGTCGAATAGTACCCCAGCGTGTTGCTTCACGGGTTATGAGACagtgaagtacatgagtatggaTATATTGGATTGCACGCATTATACGAGTGTTTATAATACGGATAGATTGCAGGGTGTTGGCCCCTTGGATTGGCTTTATGGGATGAAGTTGTCATTTAGCGTGCCGGACACTGGATGTGCCCGGTGCGCTAAATCTGGTGGGACTTGTGGATTTGATGTGGAGACTGAAATGGCGCAATGCATTTGTTCAAGCACTAGTAATTCTACTAGAGATTGTG CTGGGGGCAGAGAAATAAACTTTGCTGATAGTTATAGAGCATCCTCGTATCCACAGCTACATCTACTATACATTTTAGCTCTTCTGGCCATTTCTTACAGCATTCTATTGAGATGA